One genomic region from Pseudomonas hormoni encodes:
- a CDS encoding hypoxanthine-guanine phosphoribosyltransferase: MSADLEHIRQIMREADCLYTEAEVEAAIARVGAHINEQLADTNPVVFCVMNGGLIFAGKLLTHLQFPLEASYLHATRYRNETSGGDLFWKAKPEVSFIDRDVLIIDDILDEGHTLGAIIDFCKHAGARKVHTAVLIDKDHDRKARPDLKADFVGLPCIDRYIFGYGMDYKGYWRNANGIFAVKGM; this comes from the coding sequence ATGTCCGCTGATCTCGAGCATATCCGTCAAATCATGCGAGAGGCTGACTGCCTGTACACCGAAGCTGAAGTCGAGGCGGCCATCGCCCGCGTCGGTGCGCACATCAACGAACAACTGGCTGACACAAATCCGGTGGTGTTCTGTGTGATGAACGGCGGCCTGATTTTCGCCGGCAAGCTGCTCACCCACCTGCAATTCCCGCTGGAAGCGTCCTACCTGCACGCCACCCGCTATCGCAACGAAACCAGCGGCGGCGACCTGTTCTGGAAAGCCAAGCCTGAAGTGTCGTTCATCGACCGTGACGTGCTGATCATCGACGACATCCTCGACGAAGGTCACACCTTGGGCGCGATCATCGACTTCTGCAAACACGCTGGCGCGCGCAAGGTGCACACCGCCGTGCTGATCGACAAGGACCACGACCGCAAGGCTCGCCCGGACCTGAAAGCCGATTTCGTCGGCCTGCCGTGCATTGACCGTTACATCTTCGGTTACGGCATGGACTACAAAGGCTACTGGCGTAATGCCAATGGAATTTTCGCCGTTAAAGGGATGTAA
- a CDS encoding YajG family lipoprotein — protein MLQRLLFGLITVTSLTLVGCAHSPQQLNPEPKLTTQLAPVGHGQPVVVRVVDGRPSPTLGTRGGLYPETSAITVQGAQILPKLQAQAEAAVRLLGFTPTSNAMNAPQLTVTLAELKYQSPKEGMYVTEATIGATFRSDVQNANRRYSGRYGASLDQRFGMAPNQETNTKLVSDVLSDALTRLFKDPTIGQILGE, from the coding sequence ATGTTGCAACGCCTGTTGTTCGGTTTGATCACTGTGACCAGTTTGACCCTGGTTGGCTGCGCCCACAGCCCGCAACAACTGAACCCGGAACCCAAGCTCACGACTCAGCTGGCGCCGGTCGGCCATGGTCAGCCAGTGGTGGTGCGTGTGGTGGACGGTCGTCCTTCGCCAACCCTGGGCACCCGTGGCGGTCTGTATCCGGAGACCAGTGCGATCACGGTGCAGGGCGCGCAGATCCTGCCGAAGTTGCAGGCCCAGGCCGAAGCGGCCGTGCGTTTGCTGGGCTTTACCCCGACATCCAATGCGATGAATGCTCCGCAACTGACGGTGACCCTGGCCGAGCTGAAGTATCAGTCGCCGAAGGAAGGCATGTACGTGACCGAGGCAACCATCGGCGCGACCTTCCGCTCCGACGTACAGAACGCCAACCGCCGCTACAGCGGACGTTATGGTGCGTCGCTGGATCAGCGTTTTGGCATGGCGCCAAATCAGGAAACCAACACCAAGCTGGTCAGCGATGTGTTGAGCGACGCGTTGACGCGTCTGTTCAAGGACCCGACGATTGGTCAGATTCTCGGCGAGTAA
- the mqo gene encoding malate dehydrogenase (quinone) — translation MAHNEAVDVVLVGAGIMSATLAVLLKELDPAIKLEVVELMDSGAAESSNPWNNAGTGHAGLCELNYTPQAADGTVDIKKAVHINTQFEVSKQFWSYLTKKGTFGSCKSFISPVPHLSFVQGDSGVSFLKERFNVLSKHHAFSDMEYTEDKAKMADWMPLMMPGRPADEVIAATRVMNGTDVNFGALTNQLLKHLTSAPDAQVKYCKRVTGLKRNNGGWTVSIKDVNSGNSREVDAKFVFLGAGGAALPLLQASGIEESKGFGGFPISGQWLRCDNPEVVKHHQAKVYSQAAVGSPPMSVPHLDTRVVDGKKSLLFGPYAGFTTKFLKHGSFMDLPMSVRAGNIGPMLAVAKNNMDLTKYLVSEVMQSMEQRLDSLRRFYPEAKAEDWRLEVAGQRVQIIKKDPKKGGVLQFGTELVAAKDGSLAALLGASPGASVTVSIMLELIEKCFPTKASGEWAAKLAEIFPAREKVLETDAALYRKINTQNNIALELVEESSETPSYA, via the coding sequence ATGGCGCATAACGAAGCAGTCGACGTAGTACTGGTTGGGGCCGGCATCATGAGTGCCACCCTCGCAGTACTGCTCAAAGAGCTCGACCCCGCGATCAAGCTGGAAGTCGTCGAGCTGATGGATTCCGGTGCCGCGGAGAGTTCGAACCCGTGGAACAACGCCGGTACCGGTCACGCCGGGCTGTGTGAGCTCAATTACACGCCGCAGGCCGCCGACGGCACCGTCGACATCAAGAAAGCCGTGCATATCAACACCCAGTTCGAGGTGTCGAAGCAGTTCTGGTCGTACCTGACCAAAAAAGGCACCTTCGGTTCGTGCAAGTCCTTCATCAGCCCGGTCCCGCACCTGAGCTTCGTGCAAGGTGACAGCGGCGTGTCCTTCCTCAAGGAACGCTTCAACGTGCTGAGCAAGCACCACGCCTTCTCCGACATGGAATACACCGAAGACAAGGCAAAAATGGCGGATTGGATGCCATTGATGATGCCTGGTCGTCCGGCTGACGAAGTCATCGCCGCCACCCGCGTGATGAACGGCACCGACGTCAACTTCGGCGCGTTGACCAACCAATTGCTCAAGCACCTGACCAGCGCACCCGATGCCCAGGTCAAGTACTGCAAGCGCGTGACAGGCCTGAAGCGTAACAACGGCGGCTGGACCGTCAGCATCAAGGACGTCAACAGCGGAAACTCCCGCGAAGTCGACGCGAAGTTCGTCTTCCTCGGCGCGGGCGGTGCGGCATTGCCGTTGCTGCAAGCCTCGGGCATCGAAGAAAGCAAAGGCTTCGGCGGCTTCCCGATCAGTGGCCAGTGGCTGCGTTGCGACAACCCGGAAGTGGTCAAACACCACCAGGCCAAGGTGTATAGCCAGGCCGCCGTGGGCTCGCCACCGATGTCCGTGCCGCACCTGGATACCCGCGTGGTCGATGGCAAGAAGTCTCTGCTGTTCGGACCTTATGCCGGCTTCACCACCAAGTTCCTCAAGCACGGCTCCTTCATGGACCTGCCGATGTCGGTACGTGCCGGCAACATCGGCCCGATGCTGGCCGTGGCGAAAAACAACATGGACCTGACCAAGTACCTGGTCAGCGAAGTGATGCAGTCGATGGAGCAACGCCTGGATTCCCTGCGTCGTTTCTACCCTGAAGCGAAAGCCGAAGACTGGCGCCTGGAAGTGGCCGGCCAACGGGTGCAAATCATCAAGAAAGACCCGAAAAAGGGCGGCGTCCTGCAGTTCGGCACCGAACTGGTCGCGGCCAAGGACGGTTCCCTTGCGGCACTGCTCGGCGCTTCGCCAGGCGCGTCGGTGACCGTTTCCATCATGCTGGAGCTGATCGAGAAATGCTTCCCGACCAAAGCGTCCGGCGAGTGGGCTGCCAAACTGGCGGAAATCTTCCCGGCCCGTGAAAAGGTTCTGGAAACCGATGCTGCGCTGTATCGCAAGATCAATACGCAGAACAACATCGCGCTGGAACTGGTTGAAGAAAGCAGCGAGACCCCAAGCTACGCTTGA
- a CDS encoding 1-acyl-sn-glycerol-3-phosphate acyltransferase: MGEFDAIRPYDDSEVPAVLNRLLGDKAFLDILIHFRFPRYAGAFGWMLKPLIAHRLRREFAGVHSVATLQDKVEVYVDHTIERATDGVTYTGVEQFKSGSAYLFIANHRDIVMDPAFVNYAVYHAGLPTPRIAIGDNLLQKPFVSDLMRLNKSFIVHRSITGRREKMAAYQLLSAYINHSIRNDCASIWIAQAEGRAKDGDDRTESAILKMFHMSRKDEPFGEVIRSLNVTPVSISYEYDPCDQAKARELFIRATTGSYTKVPGEDDVSIAKGITGYKGRVHVNFAAPITELYEDTKQLAIEMDRQILGGYRLFPVHYLAYAQWKDADPQLQVPKAAEVFAADELAKAQEEWQQRLDACPQEHRPFLVLQYATPVRNQYRVKAGLPL; encoded by the coding sequence ATGGGCGAATTCGATGCCATCCGACCTTACGACGACAGCGAAGTCCCAGCGGTACTGAACCGGCTGCTCGGCGACAAGGCGTTTCTAGATATCCTCATCCACTTCCGCTTCCCGCGTTATGCCGGTGCCTTCGGCTGGATGCTCAAACCCCTTATAGCCCATCGGTTGCGCCGTGAGTTCGCCGGTGTCCATTCGGTGGCCACGTTGCAGGACAAAGTCGAGGTGTACGTTGACCACACCATCGAGCGCGCCACCGACGGTGTGACGTACACCGGCGTGGAGCAGTTCAAGTCCGGCAGCGCCTACCTGTTCATCGCCAACCACCGCGACATCGTGATGGACCCGGCCTTCGTCAACTATGCCGTGTACCACGCCGGTCTGCCGACACCGCGCATCGCGATTGGCGACAACCTGCTGCAAAAACCCTTCGTCAGCGACCTGATGCGCCTGAACAAGAGCTTCATCGTGCACCGTTCGATCACCGGTCGCCGGGAAAAAATGGCCGCTTATCAACTGCTGTCGGCCTACATCAACCACTCGATCCGCAACGATTGCGCCTCGATCTGGATCGCTCAGGCCGAAGGCCGGGCCAAGGACGGCGACGACCGCACCGAGTCGGCGATCCTCAAGATGTTCCACATGAGCCGCAAGGATGAGCCGTTCGGCGAAGTCATCCGCTCGCTGAACGTCACCCCGGTGTCGATCAGCTACGAGTACGACCCGTGCGACCAGGCCAAGGCGCGCGAGCTGTTCATCCGCGCCACCACCGGCAGCTACACCAAAGTGCCGGGCGAGGACGACGTCAGCATCGCCAAGGGCATCACCGGCTACAAGGGCCGTGTCCACGTGAACTTCGCCGCGCCGATCACCGAGCTGTACGAAGACACCAAGCAATTGGCGATCGAAATGGACAGGCAGATCCTCGGCGGCTACCGCTTGTTCCCGGTGCACTATCTGGCTTACGCGCAGTGGAAAGATGCCGATCCGCAGTTGCAGGTGCCGAAAGCGGCTGAAGTGTTTGCAGCCGACGAACTGGCGAAGGCCCAGGAAGAATGGCAACAGCGCCTGGACGCTTGCCCGCAAGAGCATCGGCCGTTCTTGGTGCTGCAATACGCTACGCCGGTTCGCAATCAGTACCGGGTCAAGGCGGGATTGCCGCTTTAA
- a CDS encoding uracil-xanthine permease family protein: MQQEFNDPLWRTVLSGAQMLFVAFGALVLMPLITGLDPNVALFTAGLGTILFQIVTGRQVPVFLASSFAFITPIILAKGQFGLAATMGGVMAAGFVYTFLGLAVKIKGTGFIDRLLPPVVIGPVIISIGLAMAPIAANMAMGKAGDGSELIHYQTAMLISMPALLTTLIVAVFGKGIFRLVPIISGVLVGFAMAFYFGVVDTAKIAAAPWFAIPNFTAPEFNWQAILFIVPVALAPAIEHIGGVIAVGSVTGRDYLKKPGLHRTLLGDGIATTAAGLFGGPPNTTYAEVTGAVMLTKNYNPKIMTWAAIFAISLAFIGKFGALLQSIPVPVMGGILCLLFGSIAAVGMNTLIRHKIDLGEARNLVIVSVTLVFGIGGVLVGTGTGPDDFGLKGIALCAVVAIALNLLLPGNDSWKHKKADEPLL; encoded by the coding sequence ATGCAGCAAGAGTTCAACGATCCGCTCTGGCGCACGGTGCTGTCCGGCGCCCAGATGCTGTTCGTGGCGTTCGGCGCACTGGTGTTGATGCCGCTGATTACCGGCCTCGACCCGAACGTGGCGCTGTTCACGGCGGGCCTGGGGACGATTCTGTTCCAGATCGTCACCGGGCGTCAGGTGCCAGTGTTTCTCGCATCGAGCTTCGCCTTCATCACCCCGATCATTCTCGCCAAGGGCCAGTTCGGCCTTGCGGCGACCATGGGCGGCGTGATGGCGGCCGGTTTCGTCTACACCTTCCTCGGCCTCGCCGTGAAGATCAAAGGCACCGGCTTCATCGACCGCTTGCTGCCACCGGTGGTGATTGGTCCGGTGATCATCTCGATCGGCCTGGCCATGGCGCCGATCGCCGCCAACATGGCGATGGGCAAGGCTGGCGATGGTAGCGAGCTGATTCATTATCAGACCGCCATGCTGATCTCGATGCCAGCGCTGCTGACCACCCTGATCGTCGCCGTGTTCGGCAAAGGCATTTTCCGCCTGGTGCCGATCATCTCCGGCGTGCTGGTAGGTTTTGCGATGGCGTTCTATTTCGGCGTGGTTGATACCGCGAAGATTGCCGCTGCACCGTGGTTCGCGATCCCGAACTTCACCGCGCCGGAATTCAACTGGCAGGCGATTCTGTTCATCGTTCCGGTAGCCCTGGCTCCAGCCATCGAGCACATCGGCGGCGTGATCGCCGTCGGTAGCGTGACCGGTCGCGACTACCTGAAAAAGCCCGGCCTGCACCGCACCCTGCTCGGCGACGGCATTGCCACCACTGCAGCCGGTTTGTTCGGCGGTCCGCCCAACACCACGTACGCCGAAGTGACGGGCGCGGTGATGCTGACCAAGAACTACAACCCGAAAATCATGACCTGGGCGGCGATCTTTGCCATCAGCCTGGCGTTCATCGGCAAGTTCGGCGCGCTGCTGCAAAGCATTCCGGTGCCGGTGATGGGCGGGATTCTGTGCCTGTTGTTCGGTTCGATTGCAGCGGTGGGGATGAACACCCTGATTCGCCACAAGATCGACCTGGGCGAAGCGCGCAATCTGGTGATTGTGTCGGTGACGCTGGTGTTCGGGATTGGCGGTGTGCTGGTCGGCACCGGCACCGGCCCGGATGACTTCGGCCTCAAAGGCATCGCGCTGTGCGCGGTGGTGGCGATTGCGCTGAACCTGTTGCTGCCGGGGAATGACAGCTGGAAGCACAAGAAGGCGGATGAGCCGCTGCTCTAA
- a CDS encoding PA4642 family protein: MRKDKKQVIGDEIGDEQIKLFLDFEPVDATSPSLHKLIKAYRGLRIDDFERFLTFFVEAGLDLNGKDEHGNDFVTLIKDQRNAAEYIELIDKARG, encoded by the coding sequence ATGCGTAAAGATAAGAAGCAAGTGATTGGTGACGAGATCGGCGATGAGCAGATCAAGTTGTTTCTCGATTTCGAACCGGTCGACGCCACTTCGCCGTCCCTGCACAAACTGATCAAGGCTTACCGTGGCCTGCGCATCGACGACTTCGAGCGTTTTCTGACGTTCTTTGTTGAAGCCGGTCTGGATTTGAACGGCAAGGATGAGCACGGCAATGACTTTGTGACCCTGATCAAGGATCAGCGCAACGCGGCCGAGTACATCGAGCTGATCGACAAAGCTCGCGGCTGA
- a CDS encoding CPXCG motif-containing cysteine-rich protein, which translates to MLETAQYECPYCGEEVETTVDLSGGDQTYIEDCQVCCRPITFVLQVDGEEWHLEVFSENE; encoded by the coding sequence ATGCTGGAAACTGCGCAATATGAATGTCCGTATTGTGGTGAAGAGGTTGAGACGACGGTGGATCTGTCCGGCGGCGATCAGACCTATATCGAGGACTGTCAGGTGTGCTGTCGGCCGATAACGTTTGTGTTGCAGGTTGACGGAGAGGAATGGCATCTCGAAGTGTTCAGTGAAAACGAGTAA
- the upp gene encoding uracil phosphoribosyltransferase, which produces MPILEIRHPLIRHKLGLMRRADISTKNFRELAQEVGALLTYEATKDLPLESYDIEGWCGTVSVEKIAGKKITVVPILRAGIGMLEGVLSLIPGAKVSAVGVARNEQTLQAHTYLEKLVPEINERLAMIIDPMLATGSSMVATIDLLKKAGCRDIRAMVLVAAPEGIAAVEKAHPDVTIYTASIDEKLNEHGYIIPGLGDAGDKIFGTKQKDA; this is translated from the coding sequence ATGCCCATCCTCGAGATCCGCCATCCGCTGATCCGTCATAAACTTGGCCTAATGCGCCGCGCAGACATCAGCACCAAGAATTTCCGTGAGCTCGCTCAGGAAGTCGGCGCCCTTTTGACCTATGAAGCCACCAAAGACCTGCCCCTGGAATCCTACGACATCGAAGGCTGGTGCGGCACCGTGTCGGTCGAGAAAATCGCCGGCAAGAAGATTACCGTGGTGCCGATCCTGCGCGCCGGTATCGGCATGCTCGAAGGCGTGCTCAGCCTGATCCCGGGCGCCAAAGTCAGCGCCGTGGGCGTGGCCCGCAACGAACAGACGCTGCAAGCCCACACCTACCTGGAAAAACTGGTTCCGGAAATCAACGAACGCCTGGCAATGATCATCGACCCGATGCTCGCCACCGGCAGTTCCATGGTCGCCACCATCGACCTGCTGAAAAAAGCCGGTTGCCGTGACATCCGCGCCATGGTGCTGGTTGCCGCGCCGGAAGGCATCGCCGCCGTGGAGAAGGCTCACCCGGACGTGACCATCTACACCGCTTCCATTGACGAAAAACTGAACGAACACGGTTACATCATCCCCGGCCTGGGCGATGCCGGTGACAAGATCTTCGGCACCAAGCAGAAGGACGCGTGA
- a CDS encoding WbuC family cupin fold metalloprotein produces MSGPSFLDQSLFNELAGKAAANPRGRQHHNFHQMEEACHRMAVGLQPSTYIPPHRHLGDNKAETLLVLKGRLGVLIFDEAGVVVRKQILQAGGDCVGVDLPTGVFHGLVVLEADSLMFECKAGPYRPVGEGELAHWAPREGEPGVAEYQAWMRAQFD; encoded by the coding sequence ATGAGCGGGCCGAGCTTTCTTGATCAATCCTTGTTCAATGAATTGGCCGGGAAGGCTGCGGCAAATCCGCGTGGACGGCAGCATCACAACTTCCATCAGATGGAAGAGGCTTGCCATCGCATGGCGGTGGGTTTGCAGCCGTCCACGTACATCCCGCCTCATCGGCATCTGGGGGACAACAAGGCTGAAACCTTGTTGGTCCTCAAAGGGCGGCTTGGCGTGCTGATTTTCGATGAGGCCGGTGTGGTGGTGCGCAAGCAAATCCTGCAGGCCGGTGGCGACTGTGTGGGTGTCGACCTGCCCACCGGAGTGTTTCATGGTTTGGTGGTGCTGGAAGCCGACAGTCTGATGTTCGAGTGCAAGGCCGGGCCTTATCGCCCGGTTGGCGAAGGTGAGCTTGCTCACTGGGCGCCGCGTGAAGGCGAGCCGGGTGTGGCCGAGTACCAGGCCTGGATGCGCGCTCAGTTCGATTGA